CGCTTGGCGTTGCATGTTCGAACCCATGAGAGCGCGGTTCGCATCATCATGTTCGAGGAATGGAATGAGTGCTGTGGATACAGACACTACTTGCAAAGGAGCAAGGTCCATGTACTGGATCTCGGATGGGCTACGGAATGGGAAGTCCCCTCTATGGCGAGTGGAAATAAGTTTAGAAGTGAATTCTCCCTTATCATCTACAGTCGAATTGGACTGTGCCATGTAGTGGTATTCTTCTTTGTCCGCAGTGAGGTATTCTACTTGTTTTTGGACTTTTCCGTTTTTCACAAGGCGGTATGGAGTTTCAATGAACCCATAATCGTTTACCCTTGCAAAACTAGACATGGAAAGAATGAGACCAATGTTTGGACCTTCCGGTGTTTCAATAGGGCACATACGACCATAGTGAGAATAATGAACGTCACGAACTTCGAAACCTGCTCTATCACGAGAAAGTCCCCCAGGCCCAAGTGCGTTTAACCTACGTTTGTGGGTAAGTTCCGCCAAAGGATTGGTTTGGTCCATAAACTGAGAAAGTTGAGAAGATCCAAAAAACTCATTGATCACCGCAGTGATTGGTTTGATGGAGATAAGAAGCTGCGGAGTTTGTTGTTCCGGCTCTTGTACTGTCATTCTCTCTTTGATCACTCGTTCTACACGAGAGAATCCAAGTTTCAATTGGTTTGCAATGAGCTCACCAACAGAACGAATCCTTCTGTTTCCTAAGTGGTCAATATCATCTGGGTAGTAGTTTTCTGCCTCAGACATTAACATCACCAAGTAACGAACTGTTTCAATGATGTCTTGTTTTCTTAAAACTCGGTCTTCTGCTTTAGAGAATTCCTTTGGATTATTGAATTCAAATTTGCTATTGATTTTGTAACGACCAACAACTCCTAAATCAAATGTTTTAGGAGAGAAGAAAAGTCTTTTTAGTTCTGCTTCTGCGTTTTCAATTGTTGAGGGTTCTCCCGGACGCATGATGGTGTGGAATTTTTTCACAGCATCTTCGTAATCATTCACTCCGTCTTTTTCAAGACAGTTGATGAGAACTGGGTTGTCTTTTCCTTTTGGAAACTCGATGACATCTACATCTTTTACCTTCATTTCTCGAAGGATGGAGATATTGTCTTCGTTGATTTTGGAACCAGCATCGAGCATTACCTCACCTGTTTCCATATTGATGATATCAGCGATCGTACGGCGACCAATCAGACGTTTGAGGTCTTTAGGATTGGCACCTGCAATCTTCATTTTAGAAGATCCGTAAAAGAGGCGTAGTACTTCTTCGTTTGTACCCATTCCCATTGCTTTCACAAGTAGTGTGGCAGGGAATTTTTTCTTACGGTCGATTTTGGCAACAAGGATACCCTTATTGTCCATTTCAAATTCCAACCAAGATCCTCGGTATGGAATCACTCGTGCAGAAAAAGTATCACGCACTTGGTCATAAGAAAAGAAAATACCAGGAGATCTATGCAACTGGCTTACCACTACCCTTTCGGCACCATTGATGATGAAAGTTCCGTGGTCTGTCATCACAGGTAAGTCACCCATATAAACAACTTGTTCCCGGATTTCTCCCGTGTCCTTGATGATGAGGCGGATGACCGCTTTTAGTGGAACAGCAAAGGAACTATCAGTGTCCTTACACTCTTGTGGGTCACGTTTCGGTTCCCCCAAAATATAATGGCCATATTCCATGACCATATCGTTGTTTGGTGATTCGATTGGAAAGGATTCACGGAAAACCGCTTCCAATCCTTGGTTCAAACGTTTCGTCGGATCTTTCACTTCCGACTGGAGGAACCAATCAAAGGATTTTTTTTGTACGTAGATAAGATTAGGAAGTAAATTGAGGTCGGTAATTTTACCGAAATTTACCCGGTTTCTAATTTGCATTCGGGTATGCATGGAATACTCTCCCTAGAGACAACAAAATAATAGATGGTATGATAAACGAAAAAATAGAGGTGGGGACGCCTACGGCCTCCCTGCCTCTAAGTTTTTGAAGACTGGGTTTAAAAATTGGCAACCGATTAACCGGCAGCAGCAACTTCTACTTGAGCCCCAACACCTTCGAGTTTTTTCTTAATATCAGCAGCTTCGTCTTTAGAAACCCCTTCTTTCACTGATTTTCCACCAGCTTCTACAAGAGTTTTCGCATCTGCTAATCCAAGACCAGTGATTTCGCGAACGAGTTTAATAACGTCGATCTTTTTGTCACCGTGTGCTTTCAAGATAACATTGAAAGTTGCTGGTTCTTCAGCAGCAGCAGCGCCACCACCTGCACCCGCAACAGCCGCTACCGCAACCGGTGCAGCAGCAGAAATCCCGAATTTCTCCTCCATCTTTTTCACTAGGTCAGCAGCCTGAACTAATGTAAGACTTCCAATTTGTTCTAATAGCGCGTCAACAGACATCTATATTCTCCTTATCCTACTAATCACTATGATTACTAATTGCCGTTTTTCTCGGCTACAGCATTGATGGCGCGTGCCAATGATGCCATGATTTGATTGATTCCAGATGCAATTTGCGTAGCAGGAGCGTTGATCCCACGAGCCACTTGCGCAAGAAGTTCTTGTTTGGACGGAAGTCCTGCAATCGCCTCTACTCCAGATTTACCCAAAACTTCCCCGTCCATATAGCCGGTTCTAATTTCGAGTTCCTTCTTATCTTTTGCAAAGTCCTTACATACTTTTGCTACTGCTGGAAGTGCATCCAGAGAGAAAATAGCTGCAAGTGGTCCTTTGTAAACATCCCCAAAATCAATGGAGTTGTTTTTATGTTCAGAAGACTCTTTTAATGCACGGAGGAATAGGTTGTTTTTAATTACCTTCATCTCCGATCCTTCTTTGCGAAGTTTCGCACGAAGGTTGGACATATCTTCAACAGTTAAACCGCTGTAAGATGCTAAAATAAAGTTTGGTCGTTTTTCCAAACGACTCTTTAGTTCTGATACTGCTTCAATTTTAGATGGATTTGCCATTTTTCTAACTCGTTATATGTTCGCGTTTACTAGTTCTTTTACATCGACTTTCACGCCGATTCCCATAGTTGCTGCTACAGAGAAAGACTTTAGGTAATCACCTTTTGCATCAGATGGTTTGTCTTTCATAAGCGCTGCTACTACAGCATTGATGTTATCAGAAAGTTTATCATCAGAGAAGGAACATTTTCCCACTCCTAAGTGAACCACTCCCCCTTTGTCAGGACGGTATTCAATACGACCTGCTTTGAGTTCTTTCACTGCTTTTGTTACATCAGTAGTTACTGTTCCTGCCTTCGGTTTTGGCATAAGGCCTTTACGACCAAGGACTGGACCGAGTTTACCAACTTCCTTCATCATATCAGGAGTTGCCACACAAGCGTCAAAATCAGTCCAACCACCAGAAACTTTTTCAATCAGGTCCATATCACCTACGAAATCAGCACCGGCTTCTCTCGCTTCGTTTTGTTTGTCTCCTTTGCAGAAAACTAAAACCTTAATTGTTTTCCCAGTTCCGTGTGGAAGAGAGATTGTCCCTCTTACGTTTTGGAGAGATTTATAATTAATTTTTGTCGAGATCTCTAAAGTTCCGTCGAACTTTGAGTAACTGGTCGCTTTCGCTAAACCGACTGCCTCACCAAGGGTATAAGCCTTTGTGCGATCGACTTTCTCTTTGAGTTGGATGTATTTTTTGCCGCGTTTCATGACTTCGGTTCCCGTTTCTTATTGATTACTCGACGTTAACACCCATGGAACGGCAAGTTCCAGCAATGATTTTCACTGCTGCATCTAAGTCGTTCGCATTGAGGTCTTCCATCTTCGTTTTTGCAATTTCTTCTAGTTGTGCGCGTTTGATCGTTCCCACTTTCACAGTGTGAGGAGTGGCAGATCCACCTGGAATGCCAAGTGCCTTCATTACAAGAAGGGCAGCTGGAGGTGATTTAGTGACAAATGTAAAACTTCTGTCAGAATAAACAGTGATCACTACCGGGAGTTTGAGTCCCATCTGGTTTTTAGATCTTTCATTGAACTGTTTACAAAATTCCATGATATTCAGTCCGGCCTGACCAAGTGCGGGCCCTACCGGAGGAGCTGGGTTTGCTTTCCCTGCTTCTACTTGGAGTTTAATTTGTTTTACTACTTTCTTTGCAGCCATCTCGTTTCAAGTTCCTTACTAAAAGTCAATCTATCCGTTCTATTGTTCCGATTTTACTTGGAGGTAATCCAACTCCACTGGAGTGGATCTTCCAAAAATTTCAACGCGGACACGAAGCCTTCCCTTGTCTGGGAAAATTTCGTCTACTAGTCCCGTGAAATTGGCAAACGGACCATCTATAATTTTCAATGTTTCTCCCACTTTAAATAGGAAACGAGGTCTCGAAACTTCTTCCGATTCCACACTTCCCACATCACTGAAAAGATTTTTGATCTCATCAAGTGAAAGTGGCTCCGGCCCTTTTCCTTTTCCGCCTACAAACGTAGACACAGAAGGTAGGTTCTGGATTTTAAACCGAAGGTCATCAGTCATATTCATCTCAACGAGAACATAACCCGGCATGAGTTTTTTCTTCGTGACCTTCTTTTTGCCGTTTTTCATTTCGGCAACTTCCATTGAAGGAATTTTCACCGAAAAGATCTGGTCTTCCAGCTTTTGTTGTTGGACCATCTTTTCAATGTTAGTTTTCACCTTATTCTCGTGACCGGAATAAGTCTGAAGCACATACCATTTTTTATCTAAAGAATCGCCCACTAACCTTACCTATGTTCCTAATGCCCAGAACCACTTTAACAGTTTCAGGAAAACAAAATCCGAAGCTGATAAAAATAGGGAAAAGATAAATACTGTAACTAGGACTACAACGGTAGAACTCACTACTTCTTGGCGCGTAGGCCAATGTACTTTTTCAAGTTCTGCTTTACATTCCTGAATGAAACTCGTAGCTTTCATTGATCCTTGTCCTGTTCTCTAATTCTATATTCCGTAGTTTGGCAGGGCTGGAGAGAATCGAACTCCCACCAAGGACTTTGGAGATCCTAGTTCTACCATTAAACTACAGCCCTAAACAAGCCCTCTACCAGGCTTGAACTGGTGACCCCTTCCTTACCATGGAAGTGCTCTACCACTGAGCTAAGAGGGCAAACGTTTCCCACCCA
The sequence above is a segment of the Leptospira sp. WS39.C2 genome. Coding sequences within it:
- the rplL gene encoding 50S ribosomal protein L7/L12; this translates as MSVDALLEQIGSLTLVQAADLVKKMEEKFGISAAAPVAVAAVAGAGGGAAAAEEPATFNVILKAHGDKKIDVIKLVREITGLGLADAKTLVEAGGKSVKEGVSKDEAADIKKKLEGVGAQVEVAAAG
- the rplK gene encoding 50S ribosomal protein L11 encodes the protein MAAKKVVKQIKLQVEAGKANPAPPVGPALGQAGLNIMEFCKQFNERSKNQMGLKLPVVITVYSDRSFTFVTKSPPAALLVMKALGIPGGSATPHTVKVGTIKRAQLEEIAKTKMEDLNANDLDAAVKIIAGTCRSMGVNVE
- the secE gene encoding preprotein translocase subunit SecE, with translation MKATSFIQECKAELEKVHWPTRQEVVSSTVVVLVTVFIFSLFLSASDFVFLKLLKWFWALGT
- the rplJ gene encoding 50S ribosomal protein L10; amino-acid sequence: MANPSKIEAVSELKSRLEKRPNFILASYSGLTVEDMSNLRAKLRKEGSEMKVIKNNLFLRALKESSEHKNNSIDFGDVYKGPLAAIFSLDALPAVAKVCKDFAKDKKELEIRTGYMDGEVLGKSGVEAIAGLPSKQELLAQVARGINAPATQIASGINQIMASLARAINAVAEKNGN
- the rplA gene encoding 50S ribosomal protein L1; amino-acid sequence: MKRGKKYIQLKEKVDRTKAYTLGEAVGLAKATSYSKFDGTLEISTKINYKSLQNVRGTISLPHGTGKTIKVLVFCKGDKQNEAREAGADFVGDMDLIEKVSGGWTDFDACVATPDMMKEVGKLGPVLGRKGLMPKPKAGTVTTDVTKAVKELKAGRIEYRPDKGGVVHLGVGKCSFSDDKLSDNINAVVAALMKDKPSDAKGDYLKSFSVAATMGIGVKVDVKELVNANI
- the rpoB gene encoding DNA-directed RNA polymerase subunit beta, encoding MHTRMQIRNRVNFGKITDLNLLPNLIYVQKKSFDWFLQSEVKDPTKRLNQGLEAVFRESFPIESPNNDMVMEYGHYILGEPKRDPQECKDTDSSFAVPLKAVIRLIIKDTGEIREQVVYMGDLPVMTDHGTFIINGAERVVVSQLHRSPGIFFSYDQVRDTFSARVIPYRGSWLEFEMDNKGILVAKIDRKKKFPATLLVKAMGMGTNEEVLRLFYGSSKMKIAGANPKDLKRLIGRRTIADIINMETGEVMLDAGSKINEDNISILREMKVKDVDVIEFPKGKDNPVLINCLEKDGVNDYEDAVKKFHTIMRPGEPSTIENAEAELKRLFFSPKTFDLGVVGRYKINSKFEFNNPKEFSKAEDRVLRKQDIIETVRYLVMLMSEAENYYPDDIDHLGNRRIRSVGELIANQLKLGFSRVERVIKERMTVQEPEQQTPQLLISIKPITAVINEFFGSSQLSQFMDQTNPLAELTHKRRLNALGPGGLSRDRAGFEVRDVHYSHYGRMCPIETPEGPNIGLILSMSSFARVNDYGFIETPYRLVKNGKVQKQVEYLTADKEEYHYMAQSNSTVDDKGEFTSKLISTRHRGDFPFRSPSEIQYMDLAPLQVVSVSTALIPFLEHDDANRALMGSNMQRQAVPLLTEEAPFVGTGMEARAAYDAGVCIVAKKDGVVSKVDATGVWIKEDQSKEIVHYPLIKFKKTNQGTCFNQKPNVAMLHTTTGGKVSKVSKERIEVTTPNGEKETHELVLSEEIQFHAVVKEGQEVGVGAPVAGQIIKGEKYGEFGQILQKGTVLANGPSTDAGYLALGRNVLVAFMPWEGYNFEDAILISERIIKDDVFSSIHIEEFEIQARETKLGQEQITRDIPNLSDKAFRDLDESGVIRVGAEVKPGDILVGMVTPKGETDLTPEYKLLHSIFGEKAKEVRDSSLRMPNGFEGTVIDIKRYSRETGDELAAGVEEMVKVYVARKRKLLVGDKMAGRHGNKGVVARVMAQEDMPYMEDGSPVDIVLNPLGVPSRMNLGQIFETQLGFAAKKLGINFETPVFDGASEGDVNEFCKKAGLPENSKFQLYDGRTGEKFINQVFCGYIYMLKLAHLVDDKIHARSTGPYSLVTQQPLGGKAQFGGQRLGEMEVWALEAYGASHTLQELLTIKSDDMLGRARIYEAIVKGIHSIKPGIPESFNVLVQELRGLALDIIIKDSEGLEVDISDYEDEFSKNKKKIKFETIENV
- the nusG gene encoding transcription termination/antitermination protein NusG, which encodes MGDSLDKKWYVLQTYSGHENKVKTNIEKMVQQQKLEDQIFSVKIPSMEVAEMKNGKKKVTKKKLMPGYVLVEMNMTDDLRFKIQNLPSVSTFVGGKGKGPEPLSLDEIKNLFSDVGSVESEEVSRPRFLFKVGETLKIIDGPFANFTGLVDEIFPDKGRLRVRVEIFGRSTPVELDYLQVKSEQ